One Cervus canadensis isolate Bull #8, Minnesota chromosome 1, ASM1932006v1, whole genome shotgun sequence genomic window carries:
- the CCDC117 gene encoding coiled-coil domain-containing protein 117: MAALGRPFSGLPLSGGSDFLQPPPAFAGRAFPPGTEGAELVPRPGLRATPSSSGGSVARGRISAHCRKKHKREEEDDDCPVRKKRLTEAGLCAGPNDWILCAHQDIEGHGVNPCTSGLSAPGMLDVICEEMDQTTGEPQCEVARRRLQEIEDRIIDEDEEVEADRNINRLPSLVLSDTMKTGLKREFDEIFTKKMIESMSRPSMELVLWKPLPELLSDKPKPSSNAKNYTGESQTKHAAAGTAFPQRTELFLEPRPTGLPVYNSLETAACTEEEMEL, encoded by the exons ATGGCGGCGCTCGGCCGGCCGTTTAGCGGCCTTCCCCTGAGCGGTGGCTCGGACTTCCTGCAGCCACCGCCGGCCTTCGCCGGTCGGGCCTTCCCGCCGGGGACGGAGGGCGCCGAGCTGGTCCCGCGGCCGGGACTTCGCGCCaccccgagcagctcaggcgggAGCGTGGCGCGCGGACG TATTTCAGCTCACTGTAGAAAGAAACACAAGCGAGAGGAGGAGGATGATGA ttgtccagtaagaaagaaaaggctaaCTGAAGCAGGGCTCTGTGCTGGTCCTAATGACTGGATTCTTTGTGCACATCAGGATATAGAGGGCCATGGAGTAAATCCGTGCACTAGTGGCCTTTCTGCACCTGGCATGTTAGATGTTATTTGTGAAGAGATGGATCAGACAACGGGGGAACCACAGTGTGAAGTTGCCCGAAGGAGGCTTCAGGAAATTGAGGACAG AATAATTGACGAAGATGAAGAAGTTGAAGCTGACAGAAATATTAATCGTCTCCCCAGCCTTGTCCTTTCTGATACCATGAAAACAGGTTTAAAGAGGGAATTTGATGAAATCTTTACAAAGAAAATGATTGAGTCCAT GAGCCGTCCTTCCATGGAGCTTGTGCTCTGGAAACCTCTCCCTGAACTCCTTTCTGATAAGCCAAAGCCGTCATCTAATGCTAAGAACTACACAGGAGAGAGCCAAACTAAGCACGCAGCTGCTGGCACTGCCTTTCCTCAGAGAACTGAACTGTTCTTGGAACCTCGGCCAACAGGGTTGCCTGTTTACAATAGTTTGGAGACAGCTGCTTGCACAGAAGAGGAGATGGAACTCTAG